The Halorhabdus rudnickae region CGGAACGTGACCTTCAACGCGAACGTTCCCGAGGGAACGTTCGCGTTCGATCCGCCCGAGAACGCCACGGTCGTTACGCGATCAGTACCTGAGACCGAGGCCTACGACTCGCGGGACGCACTCGCGGCTGCCGCCGAGACCTCGCTCCCGGACCCAGCGGTGCCAACTGGGTTCGAGTTTGCCGAGGGGCGTCGATCGGTCTTCGAGGGTAACACGACGGTCACCCTCGAGTACACCAACGGGACGGCGAACGTCTCGGTCCTGACGAGTCCAGGGACGGCGAGTACGTCCGGCACTGGTGAATCGGTTGATATCTCGGGACAGGAGGGTCGGCTCCTCGATATCGGAGAGAGAAGCTACGTGACGTGGGACTGCGACGGACGGCCCTACACCGTGAGCGGATCGGTCGGGGAGGAGACGTTGTTGTCGGTCGCCCGGTCAATCGAGTGCGGGTAATCGTTGGGCGTTCGGTCACGAGTGGCGGCATCGACAGTACCGACGGCAAAAACGAGTTTCGAGTGCCCGTGTCCCGTCAGGGACGGCGATACAGCGAGTAGGTGATGAACGCGAGCCCGACGAACTGGGATATCCGCGCCACGAGTCGTATCGGCGTTTCGAACGCCAGCGGAATGACCTCCCAGCGAAGCAACAGCGTCCCGAAGGCTGCAAGCGAGAACGATACTGCCGTGAGGAGGATCAGCCCTACCGAGAGGTACCGCATGGAAGCGTTGTCGTGGCGGCGAAAACCCCGGTAAGCCTGATAGCCGATCACCAGGCCAAGTACCGCCGAGGCTAGCGGAATCGAAACATTTGCCGTCTGGATAAGGTCGGCGCTTCCGATCATAGGTCCTGCCACATCCTCGTAAAGCGATCGGCCGGGTCTTCTTCGGCCGGCGGCTGTCGTTGCAGTTCGACCCGGCACTGCTCGTCCTCGAAGGTCACGTTCACTGACTCCAGCCGGGAGACGTAGACGCTGTAGTGGTGACCGTCCGGATCGAACTGTGTCTGTTCCGCGAGCAGATCGTGTTCTTTCAGGCGATCGACGCGGCGGTAGATCGTCGAGTCCGACGCGTCACACCGTTCGGTGAGCTGGTCTGCTGACATAGGTTGGGCACTCGTGGCTGTGAGGATCTCGCGGGCGTATTCGTCGTCGAGAAGGGCGAGTATCGCCGCCTCGTCGAGGTCCTCGCTCACGGTCGTCCCTGGACGCGGCAGGGGTTAAAAACCCCCTTTTCGACTGCCGGGTCGGCAGCCGTCGAAAAGGGGACGACGATGGGGGGAAGGGTAAGGTTCCTTACCGCGAGGACCGAACTGATTTCTATCATGGTCAGACGCGAAGCTCCGCTCACGACCGAAGGGTGGTATGCGCTGCACGACTTCCGGACGATCGACTGGGACGCCTGGAG contains the following coding sequences:
- a CDS encoding DUF7521 family protein, with the translated sequence MIGSADLIQTANVSIPLASAVLGLVIGYQAYRGFRRHDNASMRYLSVGLILLTAVSFSLAAFGTLLLRWEVIPLAFETPIRLVARISQFVGLAFITYSLYRRP
- a CDS encoding winged helix-turn-helix domain-containing protein; translation: MSEDLDEAAILALLDDEYAREILTATSAQPMSADQLTERCDASDSTIYRRVDRLKEHDLLAEQTQFDPDGHHYSVYVSRLESVNVTFEDEQCRVELQRQPPAEEDPADRFTRMWQDL